One Fusarium poae strain DAOMC 252244 chromosome 4, whole genome shotgun sequence DNA window includes the following coding sequences:
- a CDS encoding hypothetical protein (BUSCO:40224at5125), translating to MDEASLVNSLSQRLSELEDKVHTFRHEMAADFLRYYHELLRDTQPDIASNVAQSLAKSLPKHPDLSSALNILDLDLGLDSRTLTQRHLSPPATVATSGSGAAEPPGSPHDRHHDELLFYLPLLEGSPPRQQISPPLTNNHTHLDMLLPEPSIQVEEKKGAATGHEREQKQKQQTQPGIDQLENALSTLPQSPGRPGHVRRSTNDTVSSSHSDRSESKTPRSALRRSSSGSKPPQSPRRVRFDVMGAEVLPTASPQPTDSMIPAAAPTLSVDQARTDSMLDDDLEDLPPPRKISSSEALRALSREPLEEGIWTEVNSNPDQTASEESETPALDFNSPTERQSNPMIFAPEPPSSRHVPESVRIERTLGSVSEEPDEDDESSDDDFLSMAKRKPLNKKAPASPSLNRIPEECQSIEPIASAISSAEASSSSTKKESGVANNLEEDMEEEDEMFHFEDSEETSASPKPNPNPKSLVSEEEEETEVDLPDVPESEQSLYATSPAVHITKRPSTSVPTTPTVARFQAGSVGSYKGRPVIMPVVRNPEVHAQAASLGHFNTFVGGLDGRSGMDEADISSFRASVANTVFSGTPRSFTERLMMEEAQKARAGSSKLN from the coding sequence ATGGATGAGGCAAGCCTTGTCAATAGCCTCTCGCAGAGGCTTTCAGAGCTCGAGGACAAGGTTCACACCTTTCGCCACGAAATGGCTGCTGATTTCCTGCGCTACTACCATGAGCTGCTCCGAGACACGCAACCTGACATTGCTTCTAATGTTGCCCAGTCCCTTGCCAAGTCACTGCCTAAACACCCAGACCTCAGCTCTGCTCTCAACATTCTGGACCTGGATCTGGGTCTTGACTCACGAACACTCACCCAACGCCACCTTTCCCCGCCGGCCACTGTCGCTACCTCCGGATCGGGAGCCGCAGAGCCTCCAGGCAGCCCCCACGATCGACATCACGACGAATTGCTCTTTTATCTCCCCTTGCTAGAGGGCTCTCCTCCTAGGCAGCAAATCTCTCCTCCTCTCACAAACAACCACACACACCTCGACATGTTGTTGCCTGAGCCAAGTATCCAGGTAGAGGAGAAGAAAGGCGCAGCAACCGGACACGAACGGGaacagaaacagaaacaacaaACCCAACCTGGCATTGATCAATTGGAGAATGCCCTTTCGACACTGCCTCAATCGCCTGGGCGACCAGGACATGTTCGTCGTTCTACCAATGACACAGTCTCATCAAGCCATTCAGATCGAAGCGAGTCGAAAACACCACGGAGCGCCTTAAGACGCTCTTCGAGCGGATCTAAACCCCCACAAAGTCCGAGACGTGTGCGCTTTGATGTCATGGGTGCAGAAGTCCTACCCACTGCGTCACCACAACCCACCGATTCCATGATTCCTGCCGCAGCTCCCACTCTATCTGTCGACCAGGCACGCACGGATTCCATGCTTGATGACGATCTAGAGGATCTACCACCGCCCCGCAAGATCTCTTCTTCAGAAGCATTAAGAGCACTATCCAGAGAACCTCTGGAAGAAGGCATTTGGACCGAGGTGAACTCGAATCCCGATCAAACCGCCAGCGAGGAGAGTGAAACACCTGCACTTGATTTCAATTCACCGACAGAAAGGCAAAGCAACCCAATGATATTTGCGCCAGAGCCTCCCTCGTCGCGACACGTGCCCGAATCTGTTCGGATAGAGCGCACTTTAGGAAGCGTAAGTGAGGAGccggacgaggatgatgagtcGTCGGATGATGACTTCCTCTCGATGGCAAAACGAAAACCCCTCAATAAAAAGGCCCCTGCATCGCCATCTTTGAACAGAATTCCCGAGGAGTGCCAATCAATCGAACCTATTGCAAGTGCAATTTCATCAGCTGAGGCATCAAGTTCGAGTACCAAGAAGGAATCGGGAGTTGCCAATAATTTGGAAGAGGAtatggaggaggaagacgaaATGTTTCATTTCGAGGATAGTGAGGAGACGTCTGCATCACCGAAGCCGAACCCGAACCCAAAATCTCTCGTGtccgaagaggaagaggaaactGAAGTCGACTTGCCAGATGTGCCCGAGTCTGAGCAATCTCTGTATGCAACTTCCCCTGCAGTGCATATAACCAAACGGCCTAGCACGTCGGTTCCAACAACGCCGACCGTCGCCCGATTTCAGGCTGGCTCTGTGGGTTCATACAAGGGACGTCCAGTCATCATGCCTGTGGTTCGCAACCCTGAAGTACACGCTCAAGCTGCCTCGCTAGGGCATTTCAATACGTTTGTAGGAGGTCTGGACGGACGCAGTGGAATGGATGAGGCGGACATCAGCAGTTTCCGTGCGAGTGTTGCCAACACTGTCTTCTCCGGCACCCCACGTAGTTTCACAGAACGTCTAATGATGGAGGAGGCGCAAAAGGCGCGGGCGGGCAGTTCAAAGCTGAACTGA
- a CDS encoding hypothetical protein (BUSCO:39382at5125) codes for MSTITPDALQSGQAPVIPLSFNGNQPEKVTLYPLSNYTFGVKETQPEEDPSVIARLKRLEEHYTEHGMRRTCEGILVCHEHNHPHILMLQIANAFFKLPGDYLRPEDDEIQGFKSRLDERLAPVGRLGEGEEAGDWQVGDCLAQWWRPNFETFMYPFIPAHVTRPKECKKLYFIQLPKQKVLSVPKNMKLLAVPLFELYDNTARYGPQLSAIPHLLSRYNFEFVDENGNVVAATPGSAAPEGYVPHTKVLAGDDTDMKEENGTS; via the exons ATGTCAACAATAACCCCCGATGCGCTTCAGTCGGGACAAGCCCCCGTAATTCCCTTATCCTTCAACGGTAACCAGCCGGAGAAGGTGACGCTCTACCCGCTTTCGAACTACACGTTTGGTGTCAAAGAGACGCAGCCCGAGGAGGACCCATCAGTTATTGCTCGTCTAAAGCGACTCGAGGAGCACTATACAGAGCATGGCATGCGCCGTACGTGTGAAGGCATTCTCGTCTGCCACGAGCACAACCACCCGCACATTCTCATGCTACAAATCGCCAATGCCTTCTTTAAGCTCCCGGGCGATTACCTGCGCcccgaagatgatgagatccAAGGTTTCAAGTCGCGACTCGATGAGAGGTTGGCACCCGTTGGTCGCTTGGGGGAGGGCGAAGAGGCTGGCGACTGGCAAGTAGGCGACTGCTTAGCCCAGTGGTGGAGGCCCAACTTTGAAACATTCATGTATCCGTTCATCCCTGCACATGTGACGAGACCGAAGGAATGCAAAAAGCTCTATTTCATTCAGCTACCCAAGCAAA AAGTTTTGAGCGTTCCCAAGAACATGAAGCTCCTTGCCGTCCCTCTCTTCGAGCTCTACGACAATACTGCGCGATATGGCCCCCAGCTTTCTGCGATTCCCCATCTACTAAGCCGATATAACTTTGAGTTTGTGGACGAGAACGGCAACGTTGTTGCGGCGACGCCAGGCTCTGCCGCACCAGAGGGTTATGTACCACACACAAAAGTGCTGGCAGGCGACGACACAGATATGAAGGAAGAAAACGGAACAAGCTGA